From a single Bacillus pseudomycoides DSM 12442 genomic region:
- the crcB gene encoding fluoride efflux transporter CrcB encodes MKYIAVGIGGIVGALARYELGQWAGIHSVDSFPLATWSANMIGSFLLAFLTMYLFRMKHVSQVIMSSIGTGMIGSFTTFSTFNVETLKFMQHEAFLMAFYYVSTSVVGGLLFSLFGFYLGNALYEKSMKKEGAL; translated from the coding sequence TATTGTTGGAGCTTTAGCACGATACGAATTAGGACAATGGGCTGGTATTCATTCAGTCGATTCTTTTCCGCTGGCAACATGGTCAGCGAATATGATTGGTAGTTTTTTATTGGCATTTTTAACGATGTATTTGTTTCGTATGAAACATGTTTCACAAGTGATAATGAGTAGCATTGGAACAGGAATGATTGGTTCTTTTACCACTTTTTCAACATTTAACGTAGAGACGTTGAAATTCATGCAGCATGAAGCGTTTCTTATGGCATTTTATTATGTAAGTACAAGTGTAGTTGGAGGATTGCTCTTTTCTTTATTTGGATTTTATCTTGGAAATGCATTATATGAAAAAAGCATGAAGAAAGAAGGAGCACTATGA